The sequence CGTCGAGCTGGAGCGAATGGAGGCGGTAGTTTCCCGCACAGGTGCTAAAATAGCACGTCGGATACTCAGTCAAAATGAATTACTGCAATATCAACAGCATAATAAGCCGGTACGATTTCTTGCTAAACGTTTTGCTGTAAAAGAAGCAGTGTCGAAGGCCTTTGGCACCGGTATTCGTAACGGGCTTACTTTTTCACAGGTTGAGGTCTGCAACGATGCCATGGGAAAACCTTCATTGCAATTGATTGCTCAAGCTGCTGAATTAGCTAGCAGGTTAAAAATTACCAGAATGCATGTAACATTAGCTGATGAGCGGTATTACGTCTACGCCATGGTAATTTTTGAACAATAGAGAACTATAATAACTATAGATCTATAATTTAGATTCAAAGCATGGCGGTGCGGACGGGATTTGAACCCGCGACCCCCGACGTGACAGGCCGGTATTCTAACCAACTGAACTACCGCACCACTAAACTAAATTATCTATCTTAGTTGCCTGGCAGTTCCCTACTCTCGCATGGGGAAACCCCACACTACCATCGGCACTACGGCGTTTCACTTCTGAGTTCGGCATGGGGTCAGGTGGTACCACCGCGCTAATGCCGCCAGGCAAATTCTTTTGCTTTTGCTACAATCAGCATCATGAATAATCCAGAACATACTTCTCCAAGTTGTCAATTGCGCTCTCAAACAGCTTAGGTGTTGTAAGGTTAAGTCTCACGGGTCATTAGTATTGGTTAGCTCAACGCTTCACAGCGCTTACACACCCAACCTATTAACGTCATCGTCTTTAACGTCCCTTTAGGAGGCTAAAAGCCTCAGGGAAGACTCATCTCGAGGCAAGTTTCCCGCTTAGATGCTTTCAGCGGTTATCTCTTCCGTACATAGCTACCGGGCAGTGCCATTGGCATGACAACCCGAATACCAGTGGTACGTCTACTCCGGTCCTCTCGTACTAGGAGCAGCCCCTCTCAATCTTCCAGCGCCCACGGCAGATAGGGACCGAACTGTCTCACGACGTTCTAAACCCAGCTCACGTACCACTTTAAATGGCGAACAGCCATACCCTTGGGACCTACTGCAGCCCCAGGATGTGATGAGCCGACATCGAGGTGCCAAACACCGCCGTCGATATGAACTCTTGGGCGGTATTAGCCTGTTATCCCCGGAGTACCTTTTATCCGTTGAGCGATGGCCCTTCCATGCGGAACCACCGGATCACTAAGACCTGCTTTCGCACCTGCTCGAGCCGTCACTCTCGCAGTCAAGCTAGCTTATGTCTTTGCACTAACCTCACGATTTCCGACCGTGATTAGCTAACCTTTGTGCTCCTCCGTTACATTTTGGGAGGAGACCGCCCCAGTCAAACTACCCACCAGACACTGTCCTTAACCCGGATCACGGGTCTGAGTTAGAACATTAAACATTAAAGGGTGGTATTTCAAGGTTGGCTTCATGTGAACTGGCGCCCACATTTCACAGCCTCCCACCTATCCTATACATTAAGGATCAATGTTCAGTGTCAAGCTATAGTAAAGGTTCACGGGGTCTTTCCGTCTTGCCGCGGGTACACCGCATCTTCACGGCGATTTCAATTTCACTGAGTCTCGGGTGGAGACAGTCTGGCCATCATTACGCCATTCGTGCAGGTCGGAACTTACCCGACAAGGAATTTCGCTACCTTAGGACCGTTATAGTTACGGCCGCCGTTTACCGGGGCTTCAATCAAGAGCTTTTCCTGACTACGGATAACCCTATCAATTAACCTTCCGGCACCGGGCAGGCGTCACACCGTATACGTCCACTTGCGTGTTTGCACAGTGCTGTGTTTTTAATAAACAGTTGCAGCCAGCTGGTATCTGCGACTGGCTTCAGCTCAGAGCGCAAGGCTCGCCACCTACATGCCAGCGTGCCTTCTTCCGAAGTTACGGCACCATTTTGCCTAGTTCCTTCACCCGAGTTCTCTCAAGCGCCTGGGTATTCTCTACCTAACCACCTGTGTCGGTTTTGGGTACGATTTAACGGGACCGATAGCTTAGAGGATTTTCCCGGAAGCGTAGCATTAATTCCTTCACCACCGCAGTGGTTCGTCATAACGCCTCAGTGTTACGAAAGAGTGGATTTTCCTGCTCCTTCCACCTGCACGCTTAAACCAGGACAACCGTCACCTGGCGAACCTAGCTTTCTTCGTCTCCCCTTCGCAATCACGCCAAGTACAGGAATATTAACCTGTTTCCCATCGGCTACGCTTTTCGGCCTTGCCTTAGGGGTCGACTAACCCTGCTCCGATTAACGTTGAACAGGAACCCTTGGTCTTCCGGCGAGCGGGCTTTTCACCCGCTTTATCGTTACTTATGTCAGCATTCGCACTTCTGATACCTCCAGCAACCATCACAGGTTACCTTCGCAGGCTTACAGAACGCTCCCCTACCCAACGAACTATCCTTCGTTCGCTGCCGCAGCTTCGGTGCATGGTTTAGCCCCGTTACATCTTCCGCGCAGGCTAACTCGACCAGTGAGCTATTACGCTTTCTTTAAATGATGGCTGCTTCTAAGCCAACATCCTGGCTGTCTGAGCCTTCCCACATCGTTTCCCACTTAACCATGACTTTGGGACCTTAGCTGGCGGTCTGGGTTGTTTCCCTCTTCACGACGGACGTTAGCACCCGCCGTGTGTCTCCCATGATAACATTCTACGGTATTCGCAGTTTGCATCGGGTTGGTAATCCAGGATGGATCCCTAGCCGAAACAGTGCTCTACCCCCGTAGATGACTTCATGAGGCGCTACCTAAATAGCTTTCGGGGAGAACCAGCTATCTCCCGGTTTGATTGGCCTTTCACCCCTAGCCACAAGTCATCCGCTAATTTTTCAACATTAGTCGGTTCGGTCCTCCAGTTAG is a genomic window of Candidatus Moranella endobia PCIT containing:
- the acpS gene encoding holo-ACP synthase, which codes for MAIVGIGTDIVELERMEAVVSRTGAKIARRILSQNELLQYQQHNKPVRFLAKRFAVKEAVSKAFGTGIRNGLTFSQVEVCNDAMGKPSLQLIAQAAELASRLKITRMHVTLADERYYVYAMVIFEQ